One Monomorium pharaonis isolate MP-MQ-018 chromosome 4, ASM1337386v2, whole genome shotgun sequence DNA segment encodes these proteins:
- the LOC105833076 gene encoding pleckstrin homology domain-containing family M member 1, giving the protein MNSLLKMSIMGNKRNLLVRDSLQKQLNTSVMEMQSAPGVADDGVVGNCDETMTLCSILEAIFLHGLKDSLLNRVTEALSGPDFDAMPQPSFWGPLLVFSHRQIIDQIQALSQVTTEVGYCRAWIRLALNEGLLASYFCAIRRDNSALKPYYNRSAYIRDVDLVEVAQRLIENLDYVRFELACNSSLLNFWSTTPLLIAGIWSPPMKSCPVFSAVDIAKTINSESIDNFDEIETASSIGSSIGIGSFTSSQSVFNNVTSITEDEALRIILAKERSDNVIQQLHNDPEEAVASSPRENNAALRLYSSSADIVTKNLEDEQVVREIQKMSNGNAENNTDNIVAEIEDPPLQDDPKANEIVNDATTATVGNSLIGKLGWSTSFEDCQSSLTSSVISHGSGVDAPRTPGDGPTYDALIQSYQIAGNSTVPDLQEFLKKYPKKETTEGGSKAQPEPKAVVNFDEQLGSIPREKGLDVQNYSCLDCSHAIGMTFSKAHVCAYSGDYYCSKCMAEGQYLIPSRMIHNWDLKQYSVSRKAASYLEGKPALMDLKILNPRIYMAVDTMAQLQSLRIQLNLLRAYLFTCREPIIESLQKKVSPRDYLYEHVHQYSVSDLLDIPNGILAQQLQKVVEFARNHVINCWLCSQKGFICEVCNDTKVIYPFDMESTFRCGTCNAVFHANCLNANKPCPKCERRRKRMDMPLLDMGCTDLPNSVSSSPIHMN; this is encoded by the exons ATGAACTCGCTGCTCAAGATGTCCATAATGGGCAACAAGAGGAATCTGTTGGTCCGCGACTCCCTTCAGAAACAGCTCAACACGAGCGTCATGGAGATGCAGAGCGCCCCGGGGGTCGCCGACGACGGCGTTGTCGGCAACTGCGACGAGACCATGACCCTCTGCTCCATTCTGGAGGCTATATTTCTGCACGGCTTGAAGGACAGTCTGCTGAATCGCGTCACGGAGGCCCTCAGCGGCCCCGACTTCGACGCTATGCCCCAGCCGAGCTTCTGGGGCCCGCTCTTGGTGTTTTCGCATCGTCAGATTATAGATCAGATACAGGCGTTGAGTCAAGTCACCACGGAGGTCGGCTATTGTCGAGCGTGGATACGACTGGCGCTCAACGAGGGCCTGTTAGCTAGCTACTTTTGCGCTATAAGAAGAGACAATTCGGCCCTGAAGCCCTACTACAACCGTTCAGCCTACATCAGGGACGTGGACCTCGTCGAAGTTGCGCAGAGATTGATTGAAAACTTGGATTATGTACGATTCGAGCTAGCTTGCAACAGTAGCCTCTTAAACTTTTGGTCCACCACTCCTCTGCTTATAGCCGGCATCTGGTCTCCACCGATGAAATCTTGTCCCGTATTTAGCGCTGTAGACATAGCGAAAACGATAAACAGCGAATCGATCGACAATTTCGACGAGATAGAAACTGCAAGTTCCATCGGTAGTTCCATCGGAATAGGATCCTTCACCTCCTCGCAATCTGTATTTAATAACGTAACGTCTATCACGGAAGACGAAGCGCTGAGGATTATTCTGGCTAAAGAAAGATCTGATAACGTTATCCAACAATTGCACAACGATCCTGAGGAGGCTGTAGCGAGTAGCCCGCGAGAGAATAACGCCGCTCTACGATTATACAGCAGTTCTGCAgatattgtaacaaaaaaccTAGAAGACGAGCAAGTGGTCAGGGAAATACAAAAGATGTCAAATGGCAatgcagaaaataatacagataatATTGTCGCTGAAATAGAAGATCCGCCGTTACAAGATGATCCGAAGGCCAATGAGATCGTTAACGATGCTACCACGGCTACTGTGGGAAATTCATTAATAGGAAAGTTGGGATGGTCAACGTCGTTCGAAGATTGCCAATCTTCTTTAACTTCATCTGTGATATCACATGGATCAGGCGTGGATGCACCTCGTACACCCGGCGATGGTCCTACGTACGATGCCCTCATTCAAAGTTATCAAATTGCTGGAAATAGTACGGTACCTGATCTGcaagaatttctaaaaaaatatccaaAGAAAGAAACTACTGAAGGAGGCTCCAAGGCTCAGCCTGAGCCAAAG gCTGTGGTGAATTTCGACGAGCAGCTAGGTAGTATTCCAAGGGAAAAAGGTTTAGATGTGCAAAATTACAGTTGTCTCGATTGCAGTCATGCGATTGGTATGACTTTTTCTAAAGCGCATGTGTGTGCATACTCTGGCGATTACTACTGTTCAAAGTGCATGGCAGAAGGGCAATATCTCATACCATCGCGTATGATTCACAACTGGGATTTGAAACAATACTCCGTTAGTCGAAAAGCCGCTTCGTATCTGGAAGGCAAGCCAGCCCTGATGGATCTAAAGATCTTAAATCCAAGGATTTACATGGCCGTAGATACTATGGCACAATTGCAGTCGTTACGAATTCAGTTGAATTTGTTGAGAGCATATCTATTCACGTGTCGCGAACCCATTATTGAATCCCTGCAGAAAAAGGTCTCTCCGAGGGATTATTTGTACGAACATGTTCATCAATATTCCGTTTCCGACCTTCTCGATATTCCTAATGGAATCCTCGCGCAGCAACTTCAAAAAGTCGTCGAATTCGCGAGGAATCATGTAATAAATTGTTGGCTCTGTAGTCAGAAAGGCTTCATATGTGAAGTGTGTAACGATACAAAAGTCATTTATCCCTTTGACATGGAATCTACGTTTCGA TGTGGAACTTGCAACGCCGTATTTCATGCAAATTGTTTAAACGCCAATAAACCGTGTCCAAAGTGCGAACGTAGACGCAAACGAATGGATATGCCTCTTTTGGATATGGGATGTACAGATCTACCGAATAGCGTATCATCGTCTCCGATTcatatgaattaa